From Leishmania donovani BPK282A1 complete genome, chromosome 34, the proteins below share one genomic window:
- a CDS encoding expression site-associated protein 5 (ESAG5), putative: protein MSAAFAAMKSYGKRGGRAAWAHKRSLCVLWLLFLSASWLCFRGTQSTHGGCLTDIRATADKGAIGCRSANVSVAVTSTFMNTFIKAAVIPMIQNDSNTLIVPQQEVNHVWVDKMVLQHFKLGSLTVSTGVPDAQSMMIRGTGLGLKVNKSRFIFHYMGVRCSGTFWASLKETAVDAVIRLTLLPEERWNVTFPRLALDWGQVDVHHELDSETCSLAQKVVELFTGELDVFVVSKVKRMLDEEMPRKAADRLNDAFARFGIRAITPPVMTANAMAVTLDLNPLDFGCASTPTASTVPELVSRDIAARTTATSVNNVLYNAVQAQRLQVEKHLSAMWNTSLLADLFPELYRACPGCRLYTLAQATKAPIIDVLRDGEVSVDVHDLILGVYVQPNSSEHSSALSSLITEKQLRPRAGFSAAYRSFERKKRISSQYHRKAFPVLAIGCSAASGVRNISASTGHSISYELLPVRDVAVKVMVSNIGDVSTKDLEKLITKVWNDFAAPLANSASPLKLPFFFQEAVLKVGPDIIEGGVNVSLKEEFLQAVLSTL, encoded by the coding sequence ATGTCTGCTGCGTTTGCAGCCATGAAGTCTTACGGAaagcgaggcggccgcgccgcctggGCCCACAAGCGCtcgctgtgcgtgctgtGGCTTCTATTCCTGTCCGCCAGCTGGCTTTGCTTCCGCGGAACGCAAAGCACGCACGGCGGTTGCCTGACGGATATTCGCGCCACGGCCGACAAGGGCGCCATCGGCTGTCGTTCCGCCAACGTCTCTGTGGCGGTCACGTCGACCTTCATGAACACCTTTATCAAAGCTGCTGTCATTCCCATGATCCAAAATGATAGCAACACCCTTATCGTCCCCCAGCAGGAGGTGAACCACGTCTGGGTGGACAagatggtgctgcagcattTCAAGCTCGGTTCTCTCACCGTCAGCACAGGCGTGCCAGACGCGCAAAGCATGATGATACGCGGCACGGGACTCGGTCTCAAGGTGAACAAGTCGCGCTTCATTTTTCATTACATGGGCGTGAGGTGCAGTGGGACCTTCTGGGCGTCACTGAAGGAAACCGCTGTGGATGCGGTGATTCGTCTCACGCTTCTACCAGAGGAACGGTGGAACGTGACCTTCCCGCGTCTGGCGCTTGACTGGGGTCAGGTGGACGTCCACCACGAGTTGGACAGCGAGACATGCAGTTTAGCGCAAAAAGTGGTGGAGCTGTTTACTGGTGAGCTCGACGTTTTCGTGGTCTCAAAAGTAAAGCGAATGTTGGATGAAGAGATGCCGCGGAAGGCAGCTGATCGACTCAACGATGCCTTTGCGAGGTTTGGCATCCGCGCCATCACCCCGCCCGTGATGACAGCCAACGCGATGGCTGTGACGCTGGACTTGAACCCGCTCGATTTCGGCTGCGCGTCGACGCCTACCGCGTCAACCGTGCCTGAACTTGTGTCTCGCGACATTGCcgcacgcaccaccgcgacgaGCGTGAACAACGTTCTCTACAATGCGGTACAGGCGCAGCGTCTGCAGGTGGAGAAGCACCTATCAGCGATGTGGAACACCTCGTTGTTAGCGGATCTTTTCCCTGAGCTGTACCGTGCGTGCCCGGGATGCAGATTGTACACTCTCGCACAGGCAACAAAGGCACCTATAATcgatgtgctgcgcgacggTGAAGTCTCAGTGGATGTCCACGACCTCATTCTCGGGGTCTATGTACAGCCAAACTCCTCCGAGCATTCCTCGGCCTTATCTTCTCTCATTACAGAAAAGCAGCTCAGACCGAGGGCAGGCTTCTCCGCCGCCTACCGGTCCTTtgaaaggaaaaagaggaTCTCTTCCCAGTACCACCGTAAAGCATTTCCAGTGCTGGCGATCGGGTGCTCCGCCGCATCCGGTGTCCGCAACATCAGTGCCAGCACAGGTCACTCGATCAGCTACGAGCTACTTCCGGTGCGCGACGTTGCTGTGAAGGTGATGGTGTCTAACATTGGTGATGTCAGCACGAAAGACCTGGAGAAACTCATCACCAAAGTGTGGAACGACTtcgccgcaccgctggcCAACAGTGCGTCCCCGCTGAAGCTGCCGTTCTTTTTCCAGGAGGCTGTGCTGAAGGTCGGACCCGACATCATCGAGGGCGGCGTGAATGTCAGCCTCAAGGAAGAGTTTTTGCAGGCCGTTTTGTCGACCCTGTAG